A stretch of DNA from Desulfosarcina ovata subsp. ovata:
AGCACCGCTACGGTAACCACGCCCCGACGGGCCAGGGTCAGCAGATCCTGTACGATCTCCGCCGCCCGCTGGCCGGCCTGCTGAATGGTCAATATGGGATCGCGCAGCGGGCTGTCGGCGGGCAGGTCAAGCAACAGTAATTCCGGATAGCTGACGATTCCCGACAAAACATTATTCAAATCATGGGCCACGCCACCGGCCAGCAGCCCCAGCGCCTCCATTTTCTGGGCCCGCCGAAGCTGCTCCTCCTGGATGCGCGACTGGGTAATATCATCGAAGATCCCCAATACCGCATAGATCGACCCCGTCGTATCCATCAGGGGCGTCAGCATATATCGGAGATAAACGGATTTCCCCCAACTTGTCTCGTAGGCCCCTTCATAGGTTCCCGCGATTCCGCCGACCAGACCGTCGTCGAGCTGCTCGATGAATTTTGTCAGAGCCAACCGATGGGAGCGAAACAGATTTAACGCCAGTGCGGCCTTAAGTGACGGGAAGCCGAACATCTCAATGAATTTAGGGTTGGCATCGCTGATCGCTCCGTCATTGTCGATGGTAATAATGCCCAGCGGCGCATGCGCCACCAAGGTACGAAACCGCCGTTCGCTGACGCGCAGGGAGGCCTCCACCGTTTTGCGTTTGGCGATATCCTGGCGGGTCTGCATCAGTGTCTGTTTCAGATCGCCCAGCATCAGTGCCGTTGTCACTGTGATCAGAACATTGATCAGCATGAAATTGATGCTCATCACCGACCATTTTTCAACCATATGATCAAAGGGCTGTGACCACAACGGCGCTCCGCCGGCGATAAAAAAACCAGTCCCCACTAATATGCACAGATTGATCAGCAACGACCCGACAGCGGCCTTGACACCGAGAAGGGCGGCGGCCATCACCGACGCACCAAACAACCAGATATAACCGGCGCCCAAGGGTCCCAGGGAAAGCATCAATCCGGTACCAAGGGCATACAGGATGATGCATACCCCCCATGCACGGAGGATAAACGGTAACCGTCTGCCAAACAGAATGGCCACGGTGGTCAGATACGCCATCGCATCCAGAAAGGCCACAATCCACAACGACTCGCGGACGGCCAGCACCACAGACGGAATCAGGGCGATCATTCCAAGCGTACCGGCCGTAAAACAGATCAGAAAAACAATCCGCTCCCGCCAGAACGTCAGGGGGTCGCCCTGCCACGCATAGGCCGGTATAAAATGGTGCTCGCATACGCGCCAGACCGCCAGGCCTTTTTCGATAAAGAGGGTTACCAATCTCACAACATTCTCCCGTCGCCGGTCGTGGTTTGATCTGGATGGATGGTACGGGCGACCAGATCACTGCCGGCGAATTTCCCGGAGGGTCTCTTCAAACTGCGGCGTCAGCGGGCCGCCAAGCTGGATCGCGTGCCGGATGGCCTCAAGGGCATCGTCGGCGCGACCCTGATCCATGAGCACCTGGGCAAGGTTGTTGAAGGCGGCACCGTCGTGGGGAAAATTGACAGTGGTTTCCCGGAAAACGGCTTCAGCGGCTTCAAGGTCTCCGGATTCGTACAAACAGGCCCCCAAGCCCAGTCGGGCGGCCAGGCTGCCGGGCCAGCGGGCCAGGGCACTCCGGTAAGCCCGGGCAGCCACGGTCCATTTTTTCAGTCGTTCAAGTGGGCCTACGGCGCGCAGGTAATCCGCTTCTTCGGCACGATCCGGCAACCGTGATGGCGGCAGCACCACAAGCCCCCAGTAATCCCCGCGCCGCCAGGTGCGGTTGAAGCGCTCCAGAGCCACATGCTTTTCCTGCGTCACACCGGAATGCAGAATGACGTTGCCCTTCTCCAGGTCCAGTCCGATCACCACCGCATAGTGCCAGACCGGGTACCAGGCCAAGCCGAGATTCTGGAGCACGATCACCGGATTTCCGGCCCGGAGCTCATCCAAAAGCGCATCGGGAGCAGGCAGGAGCCAGGCAATCCGGTCATGCCGGCGCACCGCTGCGATCATGGCCGACTGGAGGCTGCCTTTTTTCGAGAGGGTGAAAACTTCGGGAGTGAGATCATCCGGCGAAAGATGAACACCGCTCCACGAAAGCGCCATGGCCAGGGCAGCCGGTCCGCACTGGTAAACCTTCTGGGGAAAAAAGGGAACACTGTCTATCAGGTATCGGGGGGAATCCGCCAGCGGCAAGTCGGACCGTCTGAACCCTGCCGGCCCGGTACAACCCGTCATCGCCAGGACCGGCAACAGGATCAGCAAGAAAAGCAGGCACCATCCGGCGGCCGCCGGTGAATGGCCGCCGCTTTTTCGATCAATGGTGTTTTTTGACAAAAGGAAAAATATCGGTGTACCCCATGATATCGGTAATCAGCAGCACAATGAAGACAATCAAGGAAGCACCAACAATCACGCCCACGGTGCTGCCACCGGCCGGCAACTGGTCCATGCGATCGGCCAGGGCAGTGATCTCGGCGTCCGACAGGCTGTCGATGCGGGACGTGGCTTCCTGGACGTCGATGCCTTGGGAGACCAAGGCCTGCCGGACATCCTCGCGGGCCAGAACGGCATGCACGGTGGCGCGCGATTCGGCGACGCGACCGGCATCCAAAACCGTCTCGGCGGAAATCATGGCCGCCATGACCTGCTGATAGGGCGTAAAGATCACCATCATGAAAATGGCCAGGAACAGGCTGACCGGTCTTGCCAATGTTCGTACCTTTCTCATTCATCACCTCTCTTTTATTTAGGGCAGGATACGATCAAACCCCTCGACCCGACGGGAGAATCGGGCCATGGACGGCCTGCGGGGCAGTTGCCAACGGGCTCGACTGCACGGTGGCGTTTCTTTTAGATCTCAAGGTGGTGAAAAAGTCAAGCCGTCTGTGAGAAGGCTGGAGAGGTGCTGAGGGTGGGCGTCAATAGGTATCGAGCGCCTCGGGAAGCGATTCGACAAAAGCCCGGATTTCATCGCGCACACGGCAACGGCTACATGAAATAATTGAAAATATAGCCCACCAGCAGAATGCCTGTCCCGACAACGCCGATGAAGGTGCCGATCAAGCGCGGTTTGAGCACTTTGCGCAGGATGATCATCTCGGGCAGCGACAGGGCGATGACCGACATCATGAAAGCCAGCACCGTGCCCAGTGCGGCCCCTTTGCCCAGCAGGGCCTGGACAATGGGGATGATGCCGGCGGCATTGGAATACATGGGGATGCCGAGCAGCACCGACAACGGCACCGACCACCAGGCCGACTTGCCCATGAACGCGGCCATCATGCCTTCGGGGACGTATCCGTGAATGCCGGCGCCCACGGCAATCCCGAGCATAACATAGATCCAGACCTTGCCGACGATTTCGCGAACGGCATCAAAACCATAGCGAATCCGGGCCGCCCAGTCCTGGGCATCTTCGGGCAGATCCACTTTTCCCGCCTGAATCTGGAAAACCCACTCTTCCAGGTGGCGTTCCATTTTCATCCGCCCGATGACCCAGCCGGCCACCATGGCGATGCCAAGACCGGTACCCAGGTAAATCGCCGCCACTTTCCAGCCGAACAGACCGTACAGCAAAACCAGGGCCACCTCGTTGACCATGGGGGCGGCGATCAGAAAGGAAAAGGTCACGCCCAGGGGAACCCCCGTGGTCACGAATCCCAGGAAAAGCGGTACGGCCGAGCAGGAGCAGAAGGGGGTGACAATCCCCAGCAACGCGGCCAGCACGTTGCCCGCGGATTCGCGCTTCCCGGCCAGGATGGCCCGCGTGCGTTCCAGCGTAAAAAAGGAACGCACGACCCCCACGCCAAAAACCACCAGGGTGAGCAGCATGATCACTTTGGGGGTTTCGAAGACAAAAAATTCGACGGCACTGCCAAAGTGGCTGGTCATCGAAAACCCCGCCAATCGCGACAACAAATGCGTAAACAGTTCGGCAAGGCTGGACAGATGGCGATACATCAGAAACCATATGGCCACCAGCAATATGCTCCCGGTCATATATAAGGTTCCGGGTGACAGGTGGGTGACAGCGGCTGAAATGAGCGTCCCGCCCGTTCTTTTCGTGTTGAAGCCACTGCCTGCGGTTTTATTATTTTCAGGTGTCATGACGCACGTCCCTTTCATGCTGTGTCCGCCCTTCGGTAGTTTCACTTCTGACAGTCACAACTGATATTACCGGCAATGATCGCTTTCCACTCACCGAGCACATCGTGAGTCCAGCAGTCATCGGCACCGGCGGCTTCACGCATGGTCAGGGCCAGGATGTAAGACAGTTCCTTGACCGTCGCACCGGCTTCCAGGGCCCCCTTGAAATGTTTCAGAACACAGGGTTTCGAGCGCCCCTTGATGGAAAGGGCAAAACAGATGAATTGGTAGGTCTTCTCATCGATGCTCCGTTTGCTGGCATACAGAGCATCCATCTCATCGAGCATTTCGGCGAATTCGGGGAAAAATTCGGCTAACATCCGCATGTGCTATATCTCCTTTTTGGTTATCGACACGTTTCCCGTCCCTTAACGCGTGGCCTACCGAATCCAGGCCATTACATCTTTCTTCTTGGGCACTTTGCCCACTATTTTCACCTCGCCGTCGACCACCACGGCCGGTGTGCCGAATACCCCATAACCGGCAATCTGCATGACGTCGGTGACTTTCTCTACGGTTGCGGTCACACCGCTTTCGGCAACGGCTTCCTTAACGATCTGTTCTGCCTGTTTGCATTTGGCGCATCCGGGTCCCAATACTTTGATCTCCATTTTTTTCTCCATTGTTGAGTTTATCCGTTGATATTTTGAAATGACTCATGGTCACTGTTTTGTTGCCCACCCATCACCGCTCTTTGCTCACAACTCACCCACCACGGTTCATGGTCTACTCACACCGCCATCAGGCTTCCGAAAATCAACCCGCTGATGGTGGCCATGACAACGACCAAGGCAACAAAGGCAACGGTTTTTTTGGTTCCCAGCACGCTGCGGATCACCAGCATGTTGGGCAGGCTCAGGGCCGGACCGGCCAGGAGCAGCGCCAGGGCCGGTCCCTGGCCCATACCCGCGCCGATAAGCCCTTGCAGGATGGGCACTTCGGTAAGCGTGGCGAAATACATGAACGCGCCCACCACCGACGCGAACAGATTGGCCCAAAAGGAGTTGCCGCCCACCAGGCCGCTGATCCACTGCGAGGGAATGAGGCCTTCGGATCCGGGCCGGCCCAGCAAAAGACCCGCCACCAGCACGCCGGCCAAAAGCAGCGGCATAATCTGCTTGGCGAAATCCCACGAGGCCGTGAACCAGGACTCGGTCTCCCCACGGGTGGTGGTCAACAGGGTCGTAAACGCGATCAGGCCCACGGAAAAGGCGATCAGGGGATATTGCGGGGCCATCAGGGCCGGGATCAGAACCGCCACCGCAGCGATAACCAGTTTGTAAACCTTTACGCGCATCCAGCGGACCATCAAAACGCCCAGCAAAAATGCAAACCCGCCGGCCATCAGCCACTTGGCGGCAAACACCGCCGACCATAAACCGCCCGCCTGTTCCGGACGGCCCCATGTGGCGGAAACCAGCAGACCGATCATGGCAACAAACAAAAGGGTCGTCTGCCACAGCGGCCGCTCGACTTCCGGCGTCGGCATGTGTATGGCGGACGCCGCCTTGGCCGCTTCTTCCTTCCGGAAGAGGAGGTGCATGAACAGACCGATCACCACGCTGAAGAGAACTGCGCCCACGGCCCGCGCCGCACCGATTTCCGGCCCCAGGATGCGCGCGGTGAGGATAATGGCCAGCACATTGATGGCCGGCCCCGAGTACAGAAAGGCAATGGCCGGTCCCAGTCCGGCGCCGCGCTTCCAGATGCCGGCAAACAGCGGCAGCACCGTGCACGAGCACACCGCCAGCACCGAACCGGACACGCTGGCGACCCCGTAGGAGAGCACTTTGCTGGCACCCGCACCGAGGTATTTCATCACCGATCCCTGGGAAACGAAAACGGCCACGCCGCCGGCAATGAAGAAGGCCGGCACCAGGCAGAGCAGCACATGCTCCTGGGCGTACCACTTGGCCAGGGCCAAAGATTCGATCACCGAACCGGTGAAGCGGGTGCTGTCCACGGGCAGGAAAAAGAAAAGCAGAAAACCGCCGACGATCCAGGCCAGCGGTTTCCAGATCGTGGCCCAGTCGATCAGGCTGGGTTCCTCGGGTTCGGCCCCGGCAAGTGGGGTTTCAACAGTTTTGTCCGACGGGGCCGTGGAGAGGGTTTCGCTCATGATGGGTTGCTCCTGGATGTTCCCGGCCTCCTGTGATCAGGAGGATCCAAGTGTTTCACATGATTCCTTACATCGCGATTTATTCATATATAAAGGACAAAAAAAATCAGTTCTTGTTCAGGATCTCATAACGATCGATCCGTTCGATACCTTGAAGCAGGTCACAGATCTCACCCTCATCGTTCAGCCAGTGGCGCAAATTTCCCAGGATTGAGGCCGCATAGGCACTCTGCCGGCCATCGGCCAATGTATAGTTGACCCACAGGCCGTCCTTATGCGACGCGGCCAGCCCGGCATCCTCTAGGATCTTCAAATGCTTGCTGGTGGTGGACTGGGCACTGCCGAGGGCGGTCTGCAGCTCGCAGACACACATGGAACGCCGCTCCAATATTTTCAGTATCTTGACCCGGGTGGGATCGGAAAGAGCCTTCATGACTCTGAGAAATTCCTTCATCAAACCCTCCATATCGCTCTTATGGAATATAAAGAAGCTTTCGGATGATGTCAAGCAGCAATTCTGATGGTTTTGTAAAAAGCAGCTGAATCGGCGCCGGCCAATCAGGCGCAGAGCCCCAAACGGGCGGCAATGCGCCGAAGCGGCCGGAATCTGAAAAACCGGATCAGCCGGCTGAAACCGCGCATCACCTGGGCGATCTCTTTTTCCACCGACGGCTCCACGCGGCAGAAAGAGATCACACAGCGCTCCGGCCGCAAATGGTCGGGGAAGAGACAGGGACCGACACCATTTTTTAAAAACAGGCAGTCGGCCGGGAAAAAGGTCTCATGGGCCAGGCACGCGGCCATGGCGGGTTCCAACTGTGGGGCCAGGGCAAGGATATAGATCAGGTCCCAGCCGGTAATGATATCGGCCACATGAATATTCCGGCAACAGAGGCCCTGGCAGCCGGTCATGCACTGGGCCAGAATGGGTGCGGCTTGGCGGGTCAAGGCCGCCTGGGCCTGACAAATCTCCTGGCAGATGGCCAGAAGCCGCCGCCGCTCATCCGCGTCCAGGCGGTCCAGCTTTTTCCGCGCCTCCCTGAACTGGTAGTTCAATCCCATAGGAGGGGTTAAATAAACCGCGTCATCATCTGCGCAATTATATGATCCACATTGTCCGCTGTAATGCCGTGGTGCGTGCAGAAAGCGTCCACCTTGGCCCGGCGTTTGGGACGCTGCATGTCCTCGAGGCGCGTGAACAGCCCCATCCGCCGGCCCACCTGGAACCGGCACTGTTCCTCGTCCGGCAGGTCCAGAAACCGGTCCAGCAGCGCCAGGATACCGGCTTTGGCCTCTGGCAGACGCCCTTCGACTTCGGCAAACAGATTGAGGATATGATCGCTGGCGATCATGCTGGTAATGCCGTCCAGGGTCGCTACAAACAGGCGGATCTCCCGCACCGTATCGGTATCGCCCAGTTTGACGAATCGCCCGCTGCGCTGATCCTCGGCCAGGGGAATCCCCTGGGGAATCGCCAGCGACCGCAGGCGGATGAAATCCGGATCGATCTGGTTCAGCGCATCGGCCGTCTCCAGGGCATGTTCCCGTGAGAGCGCCTTGCCGCCCAGTCCCGGCATGACATATTCGGAGAGTTCAATACCGGCCTTTTTAACCTTCCGGCCGGCCTTGACCTGGGTCTGTTTGTCAACCCCTTTGCGAACCATCTGCAACACGCTGTCGGCGCCGGACTCCAGCCCCATGTGCAGGCGGTTCAAACCAGCGGCACGCATCTCGCGCAGATGGTCGTCGCTGATGCGGGCAACGGTGTGGGCCCGGGCATAGGAAGTGATCCGCTCCACCCAGGGAAAGCGCCGGCGCAGGTGAACAAGGATCCGGATCAGGCTGTCGGGCTTGATGATCAGGCTGTTGGCATCCTGAAGAAAAATAGAACTCATCCCGCCGGCGTACCAGTTCAGGGCGACGCTGAAAAGATCATGCTCATGGGGCGCAAGGTCCTGAACAACCGCGGAAATGTCCCGGCGCAGAATACTGCCCGATTCATCGGCCAGCTCCTTCAGGGTGTCCACATGGCGGTGGATGCCTTCGATATCCTCGATGACGTGGGATTCGGGACGTACCGAAAACCGGGATTCCTTGTAGACGTGGCAGAAGGTGCAGCGGTTCCAGGGACAGTTGCGGGTCACCCGGACCAGCAGGCTGTGCGCTTCGCTGGGCGGACGGATGGGGCCCTGCTCGAATCCGTGGTAAATATCCTTATCTTTATTTTGCTTAGGCATGGGAATGTTCTCCTGTCTGAAAGCACGTTTTCTCTTGTATACCCTTCCCACTTAAAAATAAACCCTTGGGATCAAAGTCAAAGGCCGGAGTGAATCATTTCAGCAAAGCGAAGGCAGCGACATGCACAGCACTGCCAATTCGCCTTTGACAATGCCCGATGGCATGCCTTATTGTAATCACTTTAATCATGTGTCCGGTGTCAGAGCATTGAAAGCCACACGTTATGATCAAAAAGTTGATTTTATTAGGAGTCGCTCTTCTTCTTATTTTAGCCGGAAGCGCCGGACTCCTCTACCGGCACCTCTTATCATGGGCCGAGCGCCCCATGGCCGAGCCGGGGCAGGAAAAACTGTTCACCCTGCTTTCCGGGCAGGGACTCAAGCAAACGGCCAGGGCCCTGCACCGGGAGGGCCTGATTTCCGACGCCTTGCGGTTTACCATCTTTGCCAGAATCGACAAGAAAGACAAACTGCTCAAGGCCGGAGAGTATTTTCTCTCCACCAGCATGACACCCCGGGAAATTCTCGGTCAGATGGTCGAAGGCCGGGTCCGCCTCTACCGACTGACGATTCCCGAAGGCTACAACCTGGTTCAGATCGCAAGGGCCGTTTCCGCTGCCGGCCTGGCCGACGAGAAATCGTTTCTCGATGCCGCCCGCAATCCGGAAATGGCCCGGCTGCTGGACATCCCGGCCGACACCCTGGAGGGGTACCTCTTTCCGGACACCTATTATTTCCCCCGGGGGCTGGACACCGGCGCCATCGTCATCACCATGGTCAAACAGTTCCGGGCGGCGTTCAAGCCGGAATGGACGGCACGGGCCAAGGCGCTCGGCATGACCGTCCATGAAGTGGTCACCCTGGCATCGATTGTGGAAAAAGAGACCGGCGCGCCGCAGGAACGCCCCCTGGTGGCCTCTGTCTTTCACAACCGGCTGAAAAAGGGCATGCGCCTGGAAACGGACCCCACAGTGATCTACGGAATTACCGATTTTGACGGCAACATCAAACGCAAACACCTTGAGACCTACACCCCGTACAATACTTACAAAATCCAAGGTCTGCCGCCCGGTCCCATCGCCAGCCCCGGCGCGCTGGCCATCGAGGCCGTACTCTACCCGGCCGAAAGCAATTACCTCTATTTTGTTTCCAAACGGGACGGCACCCACCATTTTTCAACCTCCCTCAAGGAACATAACGCTGCCGTACGCAAGTATCAGTTGGGAAATCGATCACGTTGAACGCACAGACAAAGAAACTGAGATCCGGCTTCACCACCGGTGCGGCAGCCGCTGCCGCGGCCAAGGCCGCCCTGCTCCTGCGCCTGACCGGCCAGGCGCCCGACACGGTGACGATCACCTTTTTGACCGGTACCACCACATCGATTCCGGTCCGCCAATGCCGGTTCGAGAGTCCGGAAACCGTCTGCTGCACGGTGATCAAGGATGCCGGGGACGACCCGGACATCACCCATGGCGCTGAAATCGGCGCGTGTGTGCGCCTCGAAGGCCCTTCCAGCGATACGTCGATTCGCATCACCGGCGGCGTGGGCGTCGGCACGGTCACCCGGCCGGGCCTTGAAATCCCTCCCGGTCAACCGGCCATCACACCGGGCCCGCTGACCATGATCACCAACAGCATCCGGGAGGTTCTTGGCGCGCATCCCACGAATCGGGGCATCCATGTGGAGGTCTTTGTGCCCGAGGGAGAACGGCTGGCCCGCAAGACCCTCAATGCCAGACTGGGAATCGTTGGCGGTCTCTCCATCCTGGGCACCACCGGCATCGTCCGGCCCATGTCCCACGAGGCTTACGTGGCCACCATCGAAAAATCCATGGACGTGGCCCGCGCCGCCGGAATGAGTCATCTGGTACTGACCACCGGTCGCCGCAGCGAGCGGTTTGCCCAGCGGCGCTGGCCGGACCTGAACGAAATGGCCTTTATCCAGATTGGCGATTTTTTCCAGGTGGCCATGGCGGCCGCCGCCACCCGCGGCTTTGCCACCGTGACCCTGGCGGTCTTTTTCGGCAAGGCCGTGAAGATGGCCCAGAACATTCCCCACACCCATGCCGCCAAATCCGAACTGACCCTCGGCACCCTGGCCCGCTGGACCCGGGAACGGACGGCGGATCGGTCGCTGGCCGATCGGGTCGCCCACGCCAATACCGCCCGTCACGCCTTTGATCCCCTCAAGGCCGGAGCACCGGCAGTCATCCGCCATGTGGCCGAAATGGCTCAGCAGTGCGCCGAAGGATTTGCCGAAGGCAGGATCATGGCACGCTGTGTCATTTTCGATTACGACGGCAGCAGCGTGGTTGACACCCGACCGGATTGGGGATAAGGTGCTCAGTTAATTTGTTTTTTGGGAAGGATCGTCATTGTCACCCCCGATAACCATCATCGGTACGGGCGTCTCGCCCGACAACCTGACTGCCCGCCAAATGGCCATTATCGGTGGCGCCGATATTCTCGTGGGCGGGGAACGCCTCCTCGCCCCGTTTGCCCACCTGAAATGTCGGCAGCGTATCATCGACAAGGATCTCAAGGGCCTGGGCGATTTTCTGGAGCAGCAGATGGCGGCCAGTGCCATCGTTGTGCTCACCTCCGGGGACCCCCTCTTCTTCGGCATCGGTGCATTTCTTGCCCGGCGGCTGGGAACTGAAAACATCCGGGTGATGCCCAACGTCTCGGCCGTGGCCTGCGCCTTTGCCCGCCTGGGCGAACCCTGGCAGGACGTGCGCGTGGTCAGCCTGCATGGCCGCAGTCATACCGGAACGATGCTGCGCTATCTGGCCACCGGAGAGACCGTGGCCGTTTACACCGACCCGGCCCACGGACCGGCATGGCTGGCCGATCTGCTGATCAGAAATGGATTTTCCGACCTTTCCCTGTGTGTTCTGGAACAACTGGGTACGTCGTCGGAGAAAATTCTGCGGCTCACCCCGGAAACGGCGCGCCAGACCGTTTTTTCCGATCTCAACCTGGTGGTGTTGAAACCCGACCCCTCCCGTCAGCAACAGCCGGATCTTTTTCCGGGCATGCCCGACGACCGCTTCGTGCATGAAAACGGGTTGATCACCAAGGCCGAGGTCCGCGCCGTGACCCTCTCCCATCTGCGCCTGTTCGACCGGGCCGTTTTCTGGGACCTGGGGGCCGGTAGTGGGTCGGTCTCCATCGAGGCGGGGCAGTTCATCACCCGGGGCAGCATCGTTGCCGTCGAGCAGCAAGCCCGGCGGGTTGGCCATATCCGGGAAAACCGCCGGCGTTTCGGAATCGGCAACCTCACCGTGGTCGAAGCCCGCCTGCCCGACGGCCTGGCCGACCTTCCCGACCCGGACCGCGTCTTTATCGGTGGCGGCGGCAGCAATCTGGCCGCTATCGTAAAAATCGCCGCCCACCGTCTCAAGCCGGCCGGCATCATCGTCATCAACACCGTCCTGATCGACACCCTGACCATTGCCAGACAGACCCTGGTTGATCTGGGGTTCGAGATCGACATGATCCAGCTGCAGGTCAACCGGGCCACGCCCATGCCATTCAGCCATCGATTCGAAGCGGCCAATCCGGTGTGGATCATTACCGGCAGCCGCCCCCAATAAGCATTCAAAAGAAAGTTGACCGTCATGGAACCCTCCCCATCCAGCGATTCAAACGTTTCCGCCCCCAATCCCATCATCTTCTGCGGTGCCGGTCCCGGCGACCCGGACCTGATCACGGTCAAGGGACAGCAGGCCCTGGCTGCCGCCGACCTGGTGGTCTATGCCGGATCATTGGTCCCCGAAGCCCTGCTCAAGTGGACCCGGCCCGGTTGCCGGCACCTGAGCAGCGCCGGTCTGCACCTGGACGAAATGGTCGCCTCCATGGCCGACGCCCACACCGACGGCAAAAAAGTGGTCCGCCTGCACACCGGCGACCCCAGCCTCTACGGCGCCATTTTCGAGCAGATGGCCAAGTTGTCCGAGCGCGGCATCCCCTACACGGTCATTCCCGGGGTAACCGCCGCCTTTGCCGCCGCCGCGGCACTGGGCATCGAATACACCCTGCCGGAAATTTCCCAGACCCTGATCCTCACGCGCATGGCCGGACGCACCCCGGTACCCGAAGCCGAGACCCTGGCCGCCCTGGCCGCCCACCAGGCCACCATGGCCATCTATCTGAGCATCTCCATGATCGACGAGATGGCCCGCACCCTTGGGGATGCCTATGGCACGGAGGCCGTCTGTGCCGTCGTTTACCGGGCCAGCCAGCCCGACCAGAAAATCCTCTGGACCCCCATCGGCCGGCTGGCCGAAACGGTCCGTGAGGCCGGAATCAAACGCACCGCCCTGGTGATGGTCGGCCGGGTGCTGGACGTCAGCCTGGAGACACTCAAGCACCACTCCAAACTCTACGACCGCCATTTTGCCCACGGCTACCGGGATGCGGAGAAACGGCAGTGAAATCCGACCGTCCGTCCCGCACGGCGGTCTGGGCCCTGACCCCCAACGGTGCCCGCCTGGCCTGGGCCCTTTCCGGAAAAATCGCCGACAGCGAGCTCTTTCTGTCAACCCGGGTGGCCGCCGAAATGGACGGGGCCAACCGTTTCGAACGTCTGGCAGATGAAGTCGATCGCGTTTTCAACGACTTTTCGGGCCACATTTTCATCATGGCCACGGGCATCGTGATCCGCAGCATCGCCGGGCATCTGGTTCACAAAACCCGCGATCCGGCCGTGGTGGTCTGCGACGAGGCCGGACAGTTCGCCATCAGCCTGCTTTCCGGCCATCTGGGCGGAGCCAACGCCCTTGCCAGAGAGGTGGCCGGCATCACCGGCGGCCAGCCGGTGGTTACCACGGCCACCGATGTCAACCGGGTGGCGGCCATCGATCTGATTGCCGCAACCAACCGACTGGCCATCGAAAACCCGGCGGCCATTAAAACGGTTAACATGGCCCTGATTACCGGCGCGCCGATCCGCATCCACGATCCTTACGGCATTGTCATCGGGCAGCTGCCGGCAGAACAGGTCATCCGTTGCCCGCCAAACGGATTCGACGACGCCCAGGCCGCTGTTTTCGTGGATCACATCCGGCTTGACCTGCCCCCCCATGTGCTGGTATTGCGGCCCCCATCCCTCGTCGCCGGCATGGGGTGCAACAGAGGTA
This window harbors:
- a CDS encoding permease — protein: MSETLSTAPSDKTVETPLAGAEPEEPSLIDWATIWKPLAWIVGGFLLFFFLPVDSTRFTGSVIESLALAKWYAQEHVLLCLVPAFFIAGGVAVFVSQGSVMKYLGAGASKVLSYGVASVSGSVLAVCSCTVLPLFAGIWKRGAGLGPAIAFLYSGPAINVLAIILTARILGPEIGAARAVGAVLFSVVIGLFMHLLFRKEEAAKAASAIHMPTPEVERPLWQTTLLFVAMIGLLVSATWGRPEQAGGLWSAVFAAKWLMAGGFAFLLGVLMVRWMRVKVYKLVIAAVAVLIPALMAPQYPLIAFSVGLIAFTTLLTTTRGETESWFTASWDFAKQIMPLLLAGVLVAGLLLGRPGSEGLIPSQWISGLVGGNSFWANLFASVVGAFMYFATLTEVPILQGLIGAGMGQGPALALLLAGPALSLPNMLVIRSVLGTKKTVAFVALVVVMATISGLIFGSLMAV
- a CDS encoding ArsR/SmtB family transcription factor translates to MKEFLRVMKALSDPTRVKILKILERRSMCVCELQTALGSAQSTTSKHLKILEDAGLAASHKDGLWVNYTLADGRQSAYAASILGNLRHWLNDEGEICDLLQGIERIDRYEILNKN
- a CDS encoding radical SAM protein, whose amino-acid sequence is MPKQNKDKDIYHGFEQGPIRPPSEAHSLLVRVTRNCPWNRCTFCHVYKESRFSVRPESHVIEDIEGIHRHVDTLKELADESGSILRRDISAVVQDLAPHEHDLFSVALNWYAGGMSSIFLQDANSLIIKPDSLIRILVHLRRRFPWVERITSYARAHTVARISDDHLREMRAAGLNRLHMGLESGADSVLQMVRKGVDKQTQVKAGRKVKKAGIELSEYVMPGLGGKALSREHALETADALNQIDPDFIRLRSLAIPQGIPLAEDQRSGRFVKLGDTDTVREIRLFVATLDGITSMIASDHILNLFAEVEGRLPEAKAGILALLDRFLDLPDEEQCRFQVGRRMGLFTRLEDMQRPKRRAKVDAFCTHHGITADNVDHIIAQMMTRFI
- the mltG gene encoding endolytic transglycosylase MltG, translating into MIKKLILLGVALLLILAGSAGLLYRHLLSWAERPMAEPGQEKLFTLLSGQGLKQTARALHREGLISDALRFTIFARIDKKDKLLKAGEYFLSTSMTPREILGQMVEGRVRLYRLTIPEGYNLVQIARAVSAAGLADEKSFLDAARNPEMARLLDIPADTLEGYLFPDTYYFPRGLDTGAIVITMVKQFRAAFKPEWTARAKALGMTVHEVVTLASIVEKETGAPQERPLVASVFHNRLKKGMRLETDPTVIYGITDFDGNIKRKHLETYTPYNTYKIQGLPPGPIASPGALAIEAVLYPAESNYLYFVSKRDGTHHFSTSLKEHNAAVRKYQLGNRSR
- the cbiD gene encoding cobalt-precorrin-5B (C(1))-methyltransferase CbiD → MNAQTKKLRSGFTTGAAAAAAAKAALLLRLTGQAPDTVTITFLTGTTTSIPVRQCRFESPETVCCTVIKDAGDDPDITHGAEIGACVRLEGPSSDTSIRITGGVGVGTVTRPGLEIPPGQPAITPGPLTMITNSIREVLGAHPTNRGIHVEVFVPEGERLARKTLNARLGIVGGLSILGTTGIVRPMSHEAYVATIEKSMDVARAAGMSHLVLTTGRRSERFAQRRWPDLNEMAFIQIGDFFQVAMAAAATRGFATVTLAVFFGKAVKMAQNIPHTHAAKSELTLGTLARWTRERTADRSLADRVAHANTARHAFDPLKAGAPAVIRHVAEMAQQCAEGFAEGRIMARCVIFDYDGSSVVDTRPDWG
- the cbiE gene encoding precorrin-6y C5,15-methyltransferase (decarboxylating) subunit CbiE produces the protein MSPPITIIGTGVSPDNLTARQMAIIGGADILVGGERLLAPFAHLKCRQRIIDKDLKGLGDFLEQQMAASAIVVLTSGDPLFFGIGAFLARRLGTENIRVMPNVSAVACAFARLGEPWQDVRVVSLHGRSHTGTMLRYLATGETVAVYTDPAHGPAWLADLLIRNGFSDLSLCVLEQLGTSSEKILRLTPETARQTVFSDLNLVVLKPDPSRQQQPDLFPGMPDDRFVHENGLITKAEVRAVTLSHLRLFDRAVFWDLGAGSGSVSIEAGQFITRGSIVAVEQQARRVGHIRENRRRFGIGNLTVVEARLPDGLADLPDPDRVFIGGGGSNLAAIVKIAAHRLKPAGIIVINTVLIDTLTIARQTLVDLGFEIDMIQLQVNRATPMPFSHRFEAANPVWIITGSRPQ